The sequence below is a genomic window from Maylandia zebra isolate NMK-2024a linkage group LG18, Mzebra_GT3a, whole genome shotgun sequence.
ctgtcaaatgttttagtacggggcagcacggtggcaaggtggttagcactgttgctgcacagcaaaaaggtcctgagttcaattccaccatcaggccggggtctttctgtgtggagtttgcatgttctccccatgtttgcgtgggttctctccgggtactccggcttcctcccaccgtccaaagacatgcaagttGTGGGGATGGGttgattggataatccaaattgccactaggtgtgaatgtgagtgcgaatggttgtagTAATGTTGGTAGTAGCATTTTACATGGATCATGGATCACATTTAACGGAAAGTCCGCCTTTATAAAACTAATTTATATTCATGAACTTTtaaatgtctttctttttttcagccatTAGATTATGAGAAGACCAACAATGTGCAGCTTCAGATCACAGCACAAAATCAAGCACCGCTGAATGGCAGCAGTGCCAGTTGGCAATCCATCCCTGTGAATGTCAGTGTCACCAATGAAGGCCCAGAATTCTCTGCTCCTTCGATCCGCTTCATTGTCAAAGAGAACACACCAAATGGCACAGTGATATGAACTTATATAGCTACGGATCCTGAGACGAAGAGCAGCAAAtcccttaaccctttaaagccggttggagcgggcacgctccgttttgctaactatttttaaatcccggtagcactgcaaccacgtaagctagcgcaataattttttttgcatatgaaaccggaggagttgtacttacatcttatgccatcagcttgtcctaggtcacagtttccttccacatatagctttgcaaaaactgcataaaaagcactggcagcaacaaaaacataatattccagaaacacgctttgccgagccgatcagctgttcgtaacacttcctacgtccatcagcgcaaactatcgcatgtccgccatgacctgcccgaaaccaaAAGTGACATCATTTTGCTGAAATGTAGCTTTTTACTCatcagggccttatgagcctatactggtgtttttaagttatgtttgactttatgactttctgtgtcgtttctgggatgctgaggactcatattgcactgctggaaacagtttattttgatgcatatgctgtttatttttttttgcaaatttgcattataatattcattttcgtttttcctgcagtatataaaaattggtgtatttcaaaaataaaactatgaagacacttaaaataaatttcctgtggtgggaaactattttgtgcaacttttttgtatttaaagttttgagggataagcttCTTaaatttttgcaatttatgtaattactatgcacttaatgcagacatattattaaaatgtgggctataatggttgtattgatgtatatcaacttgaaatgctccccaAAATGgctctacaacatgtaaaaatataatataagctctgacggacttggttctatggtaggtcttaaagagTTAAATGGAACCCTCTCTGACAAAGTAAAGCATGCTAAAAACCTCAAAAATCTACACATTGTTTCACCACCTAAAGAAGCAGCAAGTCTTACAATGCCATTTCTATGGCTTTGGGACTCCAGAGAACCACGGTGAGAGCCGTTATTCACAATTGGAGAAATCCTGGAATAGTGGTGAATCTTCCCAGGAATTGCTGGCcgaccaaaattactccaagagtcCATCGActactcatccaggaggtcccaaaagaacccagaacaacattaaAGAACCGAaggcctcacttgcctcagttaaggtcagagttcatgagtcaacaataagaaagagactgagtaaaaatggcatccatgagAAAGTTCCAAGGTAAACTCAGTGCTGACCAAAAAGATCACAAAGGCTCATCtcatattttccaaaaacatcTTCTGGAAAGACATTGGGGAAAATATTCCatggactgacgagacaaaagtaTCTTTTGGAAGGTTTAAGTTCTTTTACATCTAGCATCAAACACACAATTAAGAAAAACCAGAAAAACCATGATACCAGCAGTCAAATATGGTGAGACCAtgctgtgatggtctggggctcctttgctgcttcaggacccGGATGCCTTCTTGtaattgatggaaccatgaattctgctttgtactagaaaatcctgaaggagaatgtccgtTTGTCACTTTGTTGCATAAAGTTCAAGTGCATTTGTATTATGTAGCACGACAATGATCTGAAACGCATCAACAAGTCCATCTCTGACTGGAGTGACCTAGTCAAAGTCTTAGCTTTCTCAACTGAAATTGGCCATTCATGCCTGAAAACCCTCGAATGTGgttgaatcaaaacaattttGCAAAGAACAGTGGGACAAAATTTCTCCgcagtgatgtgaaagactcaaTCCCAGTTATTCTAGTTGCTTGACTGCATGCAGTTCTTGGTGCTAAGATAATTGCCCCAACCAATTATTTTGTTTAGGAGCAATTaccttttcacacagggccagacAGGTTTGGATAACATATTTcacttaataaatgaaaaacaacatacaagacaaaacaaaaacaaaatacaggaTATTGTATTTACTCAGATTATCTTTGTCGAACATTAAATCAAcattgatgatctgaaacatggaaTTGTGACATGTGTGCAAAAAATATGGAATCAAGAAGGAGGCACTGTAGGTGACACTTCGTAATTGCAATTGTTCCTGTGTGCCAACATGTACACATTTTCTACATTACTGTTATATTGCAGGCTCCATGACAACAACAGGAACTGTCGTCCTTCTGGTGGAGAATCATACGAGTCCAGTCagcattttattaaaaacaaagactGTGCAAAACGAAGAGGTTTGGAGGGTTCCAGGTAATATGTTTTGAGAAACTGCCCGTTAAATTCTTAAAGTGTAAAAGTGGTGAGCTTGGAGAACCAAACATCCACAAAGGCATTAACACTGTGACAATAAAGATCgagaacacaaataaaaatccagCAGTCGATATTCTGCAAAATGGATTCTGGGTAAAAATATCTCTAATATTGACAGTTACCCAAATTTCAATTTGTTATTGCTATTATCAATACAAGTCTTAACTCAGGTTTACAACTGCCATACAGCaattttcatttactttttattttttacagggACGTGCTGATCTGCTGCCCTAAGAGATTGTGTagactttgtttgttttgtcatttttccaGTTTCACTTTGATAAGGAGTCAGTCGTAGGATTGCACAGTAGGTTTAACTGGTTCattgctgttttgtttattttagctGGTTACTGCCCTGAAGCCACACTAGTTTGTATATAAAGTAAATGGAGTGTATTTAGGGCTGTGATTATATATCTCAGTATTGTTTACCATCTTAAAATTTACAACAGTTAAACCATGGCAACAACTTAACAATAGTAGGTGAGATGTGAAGGTAGATTCACCTTAgaacaataaacacacacactcacacagacacacggacCAAATTTACACAGAAATGCTAATAGCAGGTGATCTAGGAGGAGGACAGGGTGAAAGTGCTTCTAGCCTTGTATGACCCTTCGGTTCAGTGGACTCAAACATGTGAGGGCTGGGTGGGTCGGTGAGAGTTTGAagccacttaaaatattttatatgttcTTCACACAAAATGGGCCAAAGGCAAGGAATCTCAGGTTGAAATAATAATCTTCTTTTTTGACTGTACCCTTAAGGGTCGCCACtatggatcatctgcctccatctcacatTATCCCTGTTATCCTCCTCTCACACACAAGCCCTCTGTCACGATCTGAGGAGACAGACcatgtggtggtgtgtgtggtggacccaggtgcgaacacaagAGAGTAGACCGGAGTAAACTTAAactgaaagcgagcctttattatggctgatgacAGGTTTCAAACAAAGCAGAAATACCGTGACTAAACTGAACTTAAACTAAACTGGAAGCAGATAAGCTATGAAGACTCAGAAAACCATGACGATGACTGTAAAGACTGGCTGTGAGCCCATGGAGGgcgggaacacagacgacgcgacacagactgcatgaaacacagagactaaatacatatgagggatgatcaggggaagtggccacacatgggagcactgctgacacacatgaacctaaatacaggacaggagaagtgaaactaaatacactgacattgaatacagactttcaaactaaaacagcaaacatggagattagacatgacatgaactaaacataaccacgcagACATGACGCATGACAGGTAGACGCACGAACCAGGGAGACTGAGTACAGGGAGATGACATAAACAACTAAGAAACAAAAGGCTAAACAGCACCCTAGAAATTAACTAAGCTAAAgcataaatgaatacaaaagatacataaaacactgggtcacacgacccaggaccatgacaccctctgcatgtcctcctatatatatatgcatgaatctgtggtcttcttcttttcattttcacacatttttatgCTATTCAGGGTTCTCTCTGGCATCATGGATTATGGCCATGGCGTTCCTTCATTGCTCTCTCTAACCTTGCTTGATTTCGATTTAGACTACCTATCCCATGAAGTAAGATTCACAACCACAATGGTGAGAAAGAAatgccagaaaaaaaagaaaacttccaAGAATTTGGCTTGAGCCACCTGTGTATATTATATTATCACCATTTATATCTAGTCATGACCACCTTGTTATGTCGGTCCTGATGTTTTGTGCCATATACGCATATTTTTTGCAACAAGCTATACAATAGGTTGTGATATATGGTATCACAAGTAGCAAACATAGCTTATGCTGGTATTATTTGCAATGAGAAATATTataactgacttttttttttttaaatgtcttagtTTGTGAATAGATCGGAAATTCTTGGTGGAGTCTAAGTGAAATCTTGGTGGTGATACAAGTGCTGGTTGGCCACAACTCTGAATGCTGATAGATCTGTAGCAGCAGACTGAAAAACCATTGGCTGTTACCAAGAATTCCCAATGACTTTTGGGTGGTAGGGAGCACCACGGAGGCAATATATCACATAATATGGGGGAATTATGcaattgctgttttgttttaatttttataagCAATCAATCATTCATTTCATGGTTTTCTtagcatttaaataaaacagagaGTGGTTTTGATGGTGTCACATGATTTATGACAGATTATTTATAACATCATGAAAAgcaggagacagaaaaaaacGAGGCTCTCAAATTATGCGGTGCCAAACTAAAACTGAGTTTTGAAATGCAGCAGAAGTAAGCTGACAACACTGAAACtctgagaaaaacaacaacactgaaaCTTCTTTGGCCGATTTGAGTGCAGTACACATTCAGGAATACATAAAGAAGGATATTTGCTTATGCACTGATCAAATAACTGGTTGATGCATTAGTTCTTATGAACACAGACTAATTCAACATGTCTATGTAGACACGCATGACTGCTCTAGAGGAAAATCTTTGAGGAAATCATTTCACGTTTCAGAATGACCAGTCTAGATTACAGAGTACATGCTACAAATCACAAAGGTATTAGTAATAATGACTTTGGCATCAGTGAATTAATCCTCAAATGGTTTCAGTAGAATACTACTCTCGTACACGTGATGACGCGAGTACTGTATTTGATACTCATGCAAAGGGTGGAGAAAGCTGGGTGTTGTAGCTGCTTTGGGTGGATCCAGAAACTTTGTAATGTCAAGCACGTGTGTCACAGTCATAAACCGAGCCGCTGAATTAACCCTTGTGTACTGTTCATATTTCATGTCCTCGCAGTATGTTCAGGATCAAACTTGACTCAAGTCAATAATTTGCTGATATTAAGTTTTTATATTAAATTTTGAACTATAGAACTATTTAGAATATATAGCAAGCCTATCTGACATTAATAAACACAAGATTAATCTTTAATTAAAGCAGGGTTGCATGGCAAGAGTATTTTTTGGGATTAAATGttaacaaatgaaataaaaatattcaaTTTCATTGAAGAATCCTCATAACTGGCATCTAATTATCAGCATTAATGCAACATTAATAAGCACTTAGAACACAAAACCTGCTTAATGCATACTGGTGTGTGCTTTCAAAGCAGTGGCAGGAAACCTTGCATGTGTGGGACTTGAACATGTGTTGTCCACACCCAGTGAAGTGGCAGCTCAGATACCTTTATACTCCCTCTGTAAGATTTTCACTTCCTTTAAAACACTGCATCTCACAACATCCTGTCATAGCTCCCCAGCATTTACGTGGAGTCTTGGCAAAACACACCATTTCATAACAGATGAGTTCAAACTAACAGAAAACTGCACTTTGGGAGTAAAATGCATGAGGTCATATGGCAATGACACCAAGACATCTTAGGAATTTCATttgaagctaaaaaaaaaagaaaatgtcttcCAGAGAAAGGTTACATTTATGCTTTCTCGTCACTGCACAACTCTGCAAAAGCAAAAGTACAATCTAAAAACATCAGTTATGAGTAATCTTATCAGGATACTGTGGGGGATGTTTCATCAGTAATGATTAAACCAGCTGAATAACTGGAAATATGATACGTTTGTTACACATAGGCTTGTTTAGACTTTTAATTCTGGGAACACACAGAAGCCTAAGTACGACAGCAGTtagcttttacttttttatctCGGGAATAACATCACATGGGGTTTTACTGTGTCTGTTTTGTATTTGCTGGTAAAGCGTTAAAGCCTTAAAGTCTTCATTATGTCCACGCCCATGACTCCCACTGTCttcctgacatttttctcaccttTCCTGTTACAGACCCATATACCCTGCTTTCAAAAAGCTCCTTTAATAACAATCTAACTATTAAAGTATATCCAGATGgacatactttaaaaaaacgtAGGTCCATCGTTTTTGTCTCTTCACTTTTATCAGCAGTTTATAAAGATTGTGAGCGTTTTGCTGTGGGAACCACAGCCTCTCCCATACCAGGGTTTCATTCGGCTCAAATTCCTGTGGTGTGCAGAGAGGAGCTCAAATGTGCTCCTCCTACAGCGGAGAgctaaaggagagaggaggacgTAGGGGTCAATTTTCTGTGTAGACCTGGGACAAGTCTTGACAAAAGGCAGACAGACCAGTATTTCTTCAAATAAGTGTACCTGCAGCATGCGCTAGTGTTATACGACTATTGTTTTTGCGTTATATGCATGGATTTATACAAATAGTGCTTAAAGCTTTAATTACATGTATTTTAGCTCTTATGCTCCTGCTAAAACTCTTTAATTGGAAATAAAAGAGCGGTTTAATGTCTTCCAGTAAAAGAGTAATGTTTCCCCCTGCTGGCGGGAAAAACGCGAATATCAGCAGCTTTGAGGGAGTTGGCTTTCTCAGCAGACACCAGCGAGCACAGCCCAAAGGTACTTCGCTTGTTTGAAATTTCACTTGGGTGTGTCAGCAAAGGTGTGTCCGCTGACTCACCCAACAGCGACAGATAGAGCCGTCTGAGAAACGCCTGCCTTTTCGCATTAACAGAGAAGTGAAGCAACAGACAAGAGACGAAACTCTCGAGTAGACTAGACGCATTTGTTTTCTATTACTCTCTGAAACACTAACCGGACTCTCCCCACTTGGACCCAGGACAAAGTCAgccttttactgtttttttcttccaaagatGGGGAGAGTTTTAATTTCCACCATCTGCCTAATGCTGGTAAGTGCTTCTAGTTTGGTTTTAAAGCACTCCTACATCACCAATACGCTTTGCTGTCTGTTACTTCTGTCAATGCTGTTTGCTATAGCAACATTTAAACGCGACAAGCCCGTTTGAAACTCACTTTCACCTTCAGATCCTGTCCTGTGTGGAGTCGTGCTCTCTCCCGAGGTCTCTCTACGTAATTGTACCTGAAACAATTCCACCTGAATACCAAGTAGCAAAAGGTGCTGCTCTGCTTACTTTTTTTTCATTCCgtctgtgtgaaaaagtgttgtAGGCcgactgttttgtgttttatggcTCTTTTTAACTTTCCCTTTCTCGGTTTTCAGTTGAAACCGTCGGCTGTGATGCCAAATCAACGCTGTTAACTGTGAAGGACCCGAGTTTTACAATAAACAGTAATGGAGCAGTGGTAGCTTTAACGTCTGTCTCAGTGGCAGAAAGAGGACGGACATTTTTTGTGTGCGCTCAGGACAATAGTAGACCGGAAAGTAAGATGAAAGTTCACCTTGTCCGCAGTACAATGCCGACAAAACATGTAAGACAACTGCATATTGTGAGCCGTTTATACAGCTCAGAAAGCACGATGCGTTTTTTTCTAACATATCCTGACTTGTTGGAATGTCACAGCAACGAGGCCAAGGATTCCTGATTCGGTCTAAAAGACGCTGGGCACCTCCGAACCTCACCGTAGTGGAGAATTACGTAGGACCCTATCCAAAACTAATTGAAAGGGTAAATTAAATGTATAATTCATATCATTTATAAGCACTGTGCTattcaaatgtttattttcagtACACATTGTTCTCTTTTCTCACTTCCCCCCTCAAATTATCTGATTATTTCAGGAGTCACGCCTGTTAATTAAATTCAGTGATTATTTCCTTTGATGTTCTTTTTTAAGTTACATTACCAGCATGTCAGATTGGGAACTGTCTACAGTTTTGATCTATTTAAAAACGCTACGAGCTGAAAGAGCTCACAGTAGGCTGCTTTATGAAAATTGAATAACagaatttttgttgtttttgttttctttaatatgtgtgttttatttggTTTCTCCTGTAGCTGGTGTCAGATACCTCAGCCAAATATAAATTGTTCTACACTGTCGAAGGAGAAGGATTCGATAAGTATCCAACTGGAGTGTTCAACCTGAACAGAGACACAGGGGATCTGTTCTTGCTCAAAGCAGTGGACCGTGAGGCGTTCCCAGTATATAGTGTGAGTGTGAACATGAAAATGATTTAAGGTTTTTAGTCAGTTGCATTATTGTTCAGCAGTCATTCAAAAAGAACGATTtatcattaaataaaataatgacagattGTCAACTTGTTAGTTTTGAGTTTTGATTCTCTATTACgcatttttttatattgttcACTCAAACCTGGAAGTGACACAATTTAtatatgtcttataatgtttttgCCTTTAACTTTGCTTACACGTTTGTCTTTTTCGTTTATAGTTTGTGGTGCGTTCTTGGGACACGGTCACAAACAAGGAGACAGATGAGAATCTGCCATTGAAAGTGGTTGTAGATGATGTAAATGACAATCCACCGGAGTTTGTAGGTCCTCTACAGTTTATGGTTCCTGAGCACTGTAGTGTAGGTGAGAAAAGCAAAATAGAGTAACAGATAAATCTGTGGTGTTTGGCCTCAGTGCAGTTGCTCTAAATGATCGTGGTTTCCAATACAGGGACTGTGGTGGGAAAGGTGAATACAACCGACAAAGACCAAATTGGCACCGACCATGTGAAGATTAGGTATACACTCCTAACTGGAACAGCCATGTTTGCCATTCATGCGGAAACAGGTGTCATCACAACAAAAACCAACACCCTAGACAGAGAGGTGAGCACTGCTTCTGCATCAGTGATACCTGTgaaatttatttaaatgaaaatagctTTGAAGAAGATGATACAAGTGCTTTCCAACATATTTTCCTTATGATATTTTGCaacatttctttttaagttAAAAGACATCCATTTGGTGGTTGTACAAATCCAGGATATGAATGGTGCACCAAGTGGTCTGGTTGCCACATCAACAGCAACAATTGTTCTGAGTGACATCAATGACAACCCGCCAACCTTCATGAAAACATCTGTAAGTGTTTGAAAAAACTGTCAGTATGTAATCTGGCTGAATAACTAATACTTACATTTGTCATACTTATTTTCCATGAACATTGGTTGTTTAGTAATCtcccctcccccccaaaaacgtgttttttcttttagtatGATGTCGCTGTGCAAGAgaatgaaagtgaaaaacttCTACTTCGGATTCCAGTTCAAGATAAAGATTTGATAAACACACCAAACTGGATATCAAAGTTTGTCATTACtcaaggaaatgaaaatggaaaTTTCAGGATTGTTACTGACCCCCAAACAAATGAAGGGCTTCTGTACGTCTCAAAGGTGAGACTGACTTCTTATTAAATTCGTTATTATCATTTAGTAATGTTGGTAGTAGCATTTTACATGGATCACATCTAACGGAAAGTCCGCCTTTATAAAACTGATTTATAGTCATaaacttttaaatgtctttctttttttttcagccattAGATTATGAGAAGACGAACAGTGTACAGCTTCAGATCACGGCACAAAATCAAGCACCGCTGAGTGGCAGCAGCGCCAGTTGGAACTCCATCCCTGTGAAGGTCAGTGTCACCGATGTCGATGAAGGCCCAGAATTCTCTGCTCCTTCGATCCGCTTCAATGTCAAAGAGAACACACcaaatggcacagtgataggaACTTATACAGCTACAGACCCTGAGACCAAGAGCAGCAAAGGCATCAAGTAAGGACTTCAATTTGCCCCAATAACACTTGTTCTCGTGACTTGGACTACAAGAGTGAACATGCGAGTAATGCACAAGTACTTTTTTGTCTCTTAGGTATTTCAAGATCACAGACCCGGGCTCCTGGATCAATGTTGACAGAGACACGGGAGAGCTGAGGGTGGCAAACACAATTGACAGAGAGTCACCGCTTGTTCACGATGGGTTTTACAACATCACAGTGAGGGCTGTTGATGCTAGTAAGTTTTTTGTAGGCACTTCAGTACTGATGAAGAAAACACAACCTTCAACAATACACAAGTGGTCCTTTCTGTACTCAATTCTATATTACCTGATGGATATTTGCCAGATCATTTGAGGTAGTGCCTTGTGTGACTAAATAAACCTTATTGCCGTTCCTTCATTTCTTCTTGCGGTGTGTCAAACAATCCGAAAGTTGTTAAAAGTACAAGCTCCACCTTGAGCTGTTTGTCTGAGCGGCTTTATTTTTCATGAGAACACCTGTTGACAAGATAAAACctgttggaaaaaaaatcaagtggCTAGTCATTTACAATGACTCATGTTCCTTTGAGTGTTTTGTGGAAATTGGGCACATATCCCAGTGCTTGGCAGAACTTAAAACTTGCACTTAGGTGACACCGCGTTATTGTAATGAAAATGGTGTATTCCATTGTTCCTGTGTGCCAACATGTCCACATGACTACGTGAGAACCAGTAATGCTGTTGTGTTTCAGGCTCCAAGTCAGCAACAGGAACAGTTGTCATTTGGGTGGAGGATGAAAACGACAACATTCCTACGATTCCTAGTGAGCTCACGTTTTGTCAGGAGGATGGAGTGCTCGGctctgtggtggtggtggccgAAGACAAAGATCAGAGTCCCTTTTCTTCCCCATTCACCTTCAGTTTACCAAATAACAATGATGGCACATGGTCTGTGAAAAGTCTTAATGGTAAGTGGCTGTCTTTGTACACGATGAAGCGCAAAGTGTATCTTTTTAATCAAATGTGAacgaaaagatttttttttacaaatgtttgtagTACCCTATGTACAGCATGATCCAAAAAGTGACATGGTATCATTCcagtggtgagaaaagaaacaaatatgTGAGGGTGTTGTGGAGTTGTTTTGTTTCACAACTCTGTGAATACTCTGTTTTCAGAAGTAAATATGTAATGAAGAACAAATGTAGTTGAGAAAAAGACTTGGAACTGCGTGAACTTGTCGACgcatcttttgttttgtttgtgcacTTTTTAAAACGAGTAGATTAGTATATGTTGGGGGCTAAAAATGTGGACATGGGTTTTACTGCATGGACAGTAAAATCATAAATCACATACATTCACACAGTAATACTCTGTTTTATGaagtataaatattttattacaaatcTTAGTATTAAGTATATGTTAAAGTCACATGATGTAGCCTGAAACAATATTCTTCAGTCTTTTTTTGGTGCTTTTCTTGGTTAAGCTTGAGTCTCTTTATAATTATCACGTGTTTCCTTCTTAGACACTGCAGCTACATTGGAGCAGCTCAAACCGCTTTATTTGGGGATGCACACCGTTGACCTGACTGTTACAGATCTTCAGGGTAGTGGCAAAACACAGACAGTGAATCTGAGAGTCTGCAAGTGCAAGAATGGCGTCTGCCCTGGCAAGGACAGGTCCGTGTCGCTCGGACCGCTGGGAATACTGACTATGCTGTTGCCTGTGGCCCTCCTCCTACTGCTCTGTGAGTCTTCCACTGTAATTATAAGTAGTAAGGGTTAGCTGGAGGTTCTTTCGTAGTTTGTTCAGTTTCCAATATGCAAAAAGCAATTTTGCATACAATAGTGTAGTGTATAATGCTGCTATGCTCATTCTTGTGACGCTTACCGCACATAAAAGTACTCTGTGAGCTATCATTTTGAACACGCTTGCTTTATTGTTGCAGTCCTGCTCCTTGCATTTTTCTGTCTAACAAAGAGAGAGAAGTTGCAACTTGACGACTCAACAGACACTGGAGGAATCCTACTCAAATCCAACACGGAGGCCCCAGGGGACGAAGTGGTAAGGACAGTAATGCGGAAGCATTGCCTTGGCTTACCGTTACTCACAAGGAAACCAtatttgcttcttttcttttccccttcTGCTTCATTTATTTAATTGCCACGTTTGCTTTGATTGACAGGATGCAAGTCTCATCAATGGTCCCCCATTTGAGATTGACCAAGCAGTAAAGGGTTCTGTCAAGGGTGTAATGATGAATCCTTCATGGATCGGGAACAAGAGTGGAAGCACTATTGGAACCCTTGGTGTTCACGAGAATGGGATGCATGGAAGGACTGATATTTCTGCAGCTAATATGCAGGATTACTATACCGGCCAGTATGACATGACCATAGATCGTCAATCCTATGGTCAGCTTGTTGGTAGTGGTGTAGACTTTGACTACAGACAACACAATATGGACCCAGCTCTTCTGTATAATTGGGAAACAAATGGCCGCTATCTACATCAGGTATTGTTATTTTATGATTACaaacatattatttatttgttttagtgGCAGAAGTTTGCATAAAAAGTCAAAAAGAGAGCAGCAGAAGTTTCTTTTTCTGCGGTTTAATAATGTGTTACCTGTTACAGATAAGTTAACTCCTATTTGTAATATTATCTTCTTCTCTAAGCTGTGATAGCATCCTGTGTAAACCTCAATATTTCTCACCTTTGGTGAAAGATATTATTTCTCTAACCTGTTGGAGATCTGTTTGCTCGATGTGTAATATCCGTCCGTCAGTCATATCCCGAGCAGCTTTGAAAGTGTTGTATGCTTGCTCCTATCATCCAGGCTTAGTCCAAGGAGTAATAACAAACTGCC
It includes:
- the dsc2l gene encoding desmocollin 2-like protein, encoding MGRVLISTICLMLILSCVESCSLPRSLYVIVPETIPPEYQVAKVETVGCDAKSTLLTVKDPSFTINSNGAVVALTSVSVAERGRTFFVCAQDNSRPESKMKVHLVRSTMPTKHQRGQGFLIRSKRRWAPPNLTVVENYVGPYPKLIERLVSDTSAKYKLFYTVEGEGFDKYPTGVFNLNRDTGDLFLLKAVDREAFPVYSFVVRSWDTVTNKETDENLPLKVVVDDVNDNPPEFVGPLQFMVPEHCSVGTVVGKVNTTDKDQIGTDHVKIRYTLLTGTAMFAIHAETGVITTKTNTLDRELKDIHLVVVQIQDMNGAPSGLVATSTATIVLSDINDNPPTFMKTSYDVAVQENESEKLLLRIPVQDKDLINTPNWISKFVITQGNENGNFRIVTDPQTNEGLLYVSKPLDYEKTNSVQLQITAQNQAPLSGSSASWNSIPVKVSVTDVDEGPEFSAPSIRFNVKENTPNGTVIGTYTATDPETKSSKGIKYFKITDPGSWINVDRDTGELRVANTIDRESPLVHDGFYNITVRAVDASSKSATGTVVIWVEDENDNIPTIPSELTFCQEDGVLGSVVVVAEDKDQSPFSSPFTFSLPNNNDGTWSVKSLNDTAATLEQLKPLYLGMHTVDLTVTDLQGSGKTQTVNLRVCKCKNGVCPGKDRSVSLGPLGILTMLLPVALLLLLFLLLAFFCLTKREKLQLDDSTDTGGILLKSNTEAPGDEVDASLINGPPFEIDQAVKGSVKGVMMNPSWIGNKSGSTIGTLGVHENGMHGRTDISAANMQDYYTGQYDMTIDRQSYGQLVGSGVDFDYRQHNMDPALLYNWETNGRYLHQKLIQMGTVEDGRYADDIIHSYGFEGRGSVAGSVGCCSDNNDNDNLDFLNTLGPKFKTLAEVCRKT